In the Sandaracinus amylolyticus genome, TGGAACCAGGGCAGCAGGCCGTCGCCCGCCATCGCGTAGAACACGCGCGTCTGCCCGAGCATCATCACCAGGATCACGCTGGTGAGGCCCGCGAGCGCGCCCAGCTTGATCGCGCCGGTGAACCACGCGCGCGGCCCTTCCGCCCAGCCGCGCAGCCGCACGATCGCGTCGATTCCGACCGCGATCGGATCGGGCACGCCGAGCTCGCTGTAGTGCACGACGCCGGTCAGCGTGATCGCGATCAGGATGTAGAGGATCGTGCAGATCACGAGCGACGAGAGGATGCCGATCGGCAGATCGCGCTTCGGGTTCTTCGCCTCCTGCGCGGTGGTGCTGACCGCGTCGAAGCCGATGTACGCGAAGAAGACGACGCCCGCCGCGGTGAGCACGCCGCCGAGGCCCCAGCCGAACTGCGAGACGCCGTGCTCGTTGACCGTCGCCGGCGGCACGAGCGCCGCGAGGCCGCTCGCGTCGGGGTTCACGAAGAGGTTCTCGCTCGAGACGACGCCGATGCCGAGCGCGACGAAGATCACGAGGATCGCGACCTTGAGGAGCACGATGAGCGTGTTGACCCACGCGCTCTCCTTGATGCCGCGATAGAGGATCGCCGCGCAGATCAGCGCGATGATGCTCGCCGGCATGTTCCACACGCCGTGGATCGTGCGCGCCGCATCGCCGGTTCCGATCGTCACGGTCTCGAAGGGCCCGCGGAAGAACATCGCGACGCCGTCGGCGAGCTCGATCCCCAGCGTGTTGTTGATGACCGAGTAGATGTAGCCCGACCACGAGTTCGACACGGCGATCGCGCCGAAGAGGTACTCGAGGATCAGATCCCACCCGATGATCCACGCGATGAGCTCGCCCATCGTCGTGTACGAGTACGCGTACGCCGAGCCCGCGACCGGGATCATCGACGCGAGCTCCGCGTAGCAGAGCCCCGCGAACGCGCAGAGGATGCCGCCGAGCACGAAGCTGAACGCGACGCCCGGGCCCGCGTGGTGCGCCGCCGCGCCGCCGGTGAGCGAGAAGATGCCGGCGCCGATGATCGCGCCGATGCCGAGCGCGGTGAGCTGCGACGCGGTCAGTGTTCTCTTGAGGCCGCCGTGGCCCTCCGCGAGGTTCGGGTCGTGCGCCTCGCGCACCACGGTGTCGAGATCCTTCTTCGCGAAGAGCTTCATCGGAATCGCGCCTTCCCCCGGAGCTGGACGAGGCGCGCATCCTAGTGAAATCGAGTCGCGCTTGCACCCTGCGACCTCACCCCAGCGGGAGTGCTCGCACGCGCCGGGCCCGCACGGGAGCGTGCGGAGCGCGCGGACGGGAGGGCCCGGAGCGCGCGAGCCGATTTGGGACCCCAGCGGGAGTGCTCGCACGCGCCGGGCCCGCACGGGAGCGTCGGAGCGCGCGGACGGGAGGCCCGGAGCGCGCGAGCCGATTTGGGACCCCAGCGGGAGTGCTCGCACGCGCCGGGCCCGCACGGGAGCGTGCGGAGCGCGCGGACGGGAGGGCCCGGAGCGCGCGAGCCGATTTTGGACGCTCGCTCTCACGTCGCGACCGAGGTTTCGAGGACGTGAGGAGCCGATTTCCGCCGAACGGCGCAGGCACACCGACGAACTCGCCCTAGACTCCGGGCCCCATGGCCCCGCGTCGTGTCCTCGTGGTCTTCGCGCATCCGGCGCTCGAGCGCTCGCGCGTGAACCGACGCCTCTTCGATGCTGCACGTCAGGTCGAGGGCATCACCACCCACGATCTCTACGAGACCTATCCGAGCTTCGCGATCGACGTGCACCGCGAGCAGGCGTTGCTGCTCGAGCACGACGTGATCGTGCTGCAGCACCCGTTCTACTGGTACAGCGCGCCGGCGATCGTGAAGGAGTGGCTCGACGTCGTGCTCGAGCACGGCTGGGCCTACGGCGTCGGCGGCGATGCACTGCGCGGCAAGCTCTTGATGAACGCGACCACCACCGGCGGCGCCGAGGCGGCGTACCACCCCGAGGGGCGCAATCGCTTCACGATGCGGCACCTCCTCTCGCCCTTCGATCAGAGCGCGCACCTCTGCGGGATGCGCTATCTCGCGCCCTTCGTGGTGCACGGCGCGCTCCGGCTCTCGAAGGACGACGAGGTCGCGCCGTGGTCGCGGCGCTACGCGCAGATGCTCGCGATGCTGCGCGACGATCGGCTCGATCTCGGGCGCGCCGCACACGCGGAGACGATGAACGTCCTGATCGACGAGACGGAGGCGGCGCGATGAGCGGGGATCTCTTCACGCAGGCGTTCGTCTATCTCACCGCGGCGCTGATCGCGGTGCCGATCGCGAACCGGCTCGGGCTCGGCTCGGTGCTCGGTTATCTCTTCGCGGGCGTGGTGATCGGGCCCTTCGCGCTCGGGCTCGTCGGGCGCGAGGGACAGGACGTCATGCACTTCGCCGAGTTCGGCGTGGTGATGATGCTCTTCCTGATCGGCCTCGAGCTGCGGCCTTCGCTGCTCT is a window encoding:
- a CDS encoding NAD(P)H-dependent oxidoreductase codes for the protein MAPRRVLVVFAHPALERSRVNRRLFDAARQVEGITTHDLYETYPSFAIDVHREQALLLEHDVIVLQHPFYWYSAPAIVKEWLDVVLEHGWAYGVGGDALRGKLLMNATTTGGAEAAYHPEGRNRFTMRHLLSPFDQSAHLCGMRYLAPFVVHGALRLSKDDEVAPWSRRYAQMLAMLRDDRLDLGRAAHAETMNVLIDETEAAR
- a CDS encoding APC family permease, encoding MKLFAKKDLDTVVREAHDPNLAEGHGGLKRTLTASQLTALGIGAIIGAGIFSLTGGAAAHHAGPGVAFSFVLGGILCAFAGLCYAELASMIPVAGSAYAYSYTTMGELIAWIIGWDLILEYLFGAIAVSNSWSGYIYSVINNTLGIELADGVAMFFRGPFETVTIGTGDAARTIHGVWNMPASIIALICAAILYRGIKESAWVNTLIVLLKVAILVIFVALGIGVVSSENLFVNPDASGLAALVPPATVNEHGVSQFGWGLGGVLTAAGVVFFAYIGFDAVSTTAQEAKNPKRDLPIGILSSLVICTILYILIAITLTGVVHYSELGVPDPIAVGIDAIVRLRGWAEGPRAWFTGAIKLGALAGLTSVILVMMLGQTRVFYAMAGDGLLPWFHKTHPTYKTPHVATALTGVAVAICGGFMPMYVVGELVSIGTLLAFVLVCLGVPILRRTNPNTPRPFKVPAPWVIGVLGAGACIFVMVGLPYDTWLRLIVWLAIGFAIYFTYGRKNSHLQKRLAAGAEGAKDAA